One part of the uncultured Bacteroides sp. genome encodes these proteins:
- a CDS encoding UvrD-helicase domain-containing protein — translation MSVSPELLVYKASAGSGKTFTLAVEYIKLLIQNPRAYQQILAVTFTNKATSEMKERILSQLYGIWTADKDSAAYLDKVCTELDLPEAEVRKAAGTALNYMIHDYSRFRVETIDSFFQSVMRNLARELELSPNLNIELNNTEVLSDAVNSMIEKLKPTSEVLAWLLDYIDERIKDDKRWNVSGEVKNFGRNIFDEGYIEKGSGLRAKLKDPNYIGNYKKELQAIKEEALDQMKGFADQFESILEENGLTPIDLKGGARGIGSYFKKIFNGELSNNVRNITLENCLESETNWATKTSPSKDLIIELAQEELIPLLQAAEEYRVKNSTIVNSCRLSLQHVNKVRLLANIDEEVRSLNKENNRFLLSDTNALLHRLVQDGDSSFVFEKIGTSIRNVMIDEFQDTSRMQWDNFKLLLLEGLSQGSDSLIVGDVKQSIYRWRNGDWGILNGLRDKMDSFPVRVKTLTTNRRSEANIIRFNNSLFTAACNYLCDVYYEQQNEECFSLKDAYCDVKQESPKKEDKGYVKISFLAGDDKDTPPEERKDYVQYTMESLAEEVNDLIQQGVKLNDITILVRKNKTIPQIASFFEENLPYRIVSDEAFRLDASLAICMILDALRYLSNPENTIAKAQLAASYQNEVLKQGVDLNTLLLSEIDNYLPAEFVSGREALPLMPLYELIEELFRIFEMEKIENQDAYLFSFYDAVVEYLQNNSSDPDSFITFWEERLCGKTIPSGEIEGIRIMSIHKSKGLEFHTVLLPFCDWKLENETNNQLVWCSPTVPPFNELDLVPVNYSSAMAESIYKDDYLNERLQLWVDNLNLLYVAFTRAETNLIVWGKKDLKNTVSELLGRALRSVAVAESIEWDEDSPYEFGTLCPSEVKEQKATTNKLTTPPSSVPVQIESHLHNIEFRQSNRSADFIKGDDTGEGDSKYINQGQLLHTLFSAIETKEDVQPAIERLLFEGVIPDSKTEKEIRKTAEKALSHPMVQEWYSGAYRLFNECAIIYKEKGTLEVRRPDRVMMNDSEVVVVDFKFGKKNKKYNEQVQGYISLLAEMGYKNIIGYLWYVYDGELEKIG, via the coding sequence ATGAGTGTTTCACCAGAACTACTAGTATATAAAGCCTCTGCCGGATCAGGGAAAACGTTTACCCTGGCGGTAGAATACATTAAATTGCTGATACAAAATCCAAGGGCTTATCAGCAGATTCTTGCAGTTACATTTACCAATAAGGCTACTTCTGAAATGAAAGAACGTATCCTTAGCCAGCTTTACGGAATATGGACTGCCGATAAAGATTCTGCAGCTTACCTTGATAAGGTTTGCACAGAACTTGATCTACCGGAAGCTGAAGTGAGAAAAGCAGCAGGTACGGCGCTTAACTATATGATTCACGACTATAGTAGGTTCAGGGTTGAGACTATCGACTCATTTTTCCAGTCGGTTATGCGCAATCTGGCACGGGAGCTGGAACTTAGCCCGAATCTGAATATTGAACTAAACAATACAGAAGTGCTTAGCGACGCTGTTAATTCAATGATTGAAAAGCTGAAACCAACTTCGGAAGTGCTGGCGTGGTTGCTTGATTATATTGATGAGCGTATAAAAGACGATAAGCGTTGGAATGTTTCGGGCGAAGTAAAGAACTTCGGTCGAAATATTTTCGATGAAGGATATATTGAAAAAGGAAGTGGTCTGCGAGCCAAACTAAAGGATCCGAATTATATAGGGAATTACAAAAAAGAGCTTCAGGCTATAAAAGAGGAGGCTTTGGATCAGATGAAAGGATTTGCCGATCAATTTGAGAGCATTCTCGAAGAAAACGGACTTACTCCCATCGATCTGAAGGGCGGAGCCAGAGGGATTGGCAGTTATTTCAAAAAGATTTTTAACGGTGAACTTAGCAATAATGTTCGTAACATCACTCTTGAAAACTGTCTGGAAAGTGAAACAAACTGGGCAACTAAAACATCGCCAAGCAAAGATCTTATTATTGAACTGGCTCAGGAAGAGCTTATTCCTCTATTACAGGCAGCAGAAGAGTATCGCGTAAAGAATAGTACCATTGTAAACTCTTGCCGCCTCTCCTTGCAACACGTAAATAAAGTGCGACTTCTGGCAAACATTGACGAGGAAGTGCGTTCTCTTAATAAGGAAAATAACCGTTTCCTGCTATCGGATACAAATGCATTGCTTCATCGGTTGGTACAGGACGGCGACTCATCTTTCGTTTTCGAGAAAATCGGGACAAGCATTCGCAATGTGATGATTGACGAATTCCAGGATACTTCGCGTATGCAGTGGGATAATTTCAAGTTATTGTTGCTCGAAGGTCTTTCTCAAGGATCAGACAGCCTCATCGTGGGAGATGTTAAGCAGTCCATTTACCGCTGGCGTAACGGCGACTGGGGTATCCTGAACGGATTGCGTGATAAGATGGATAGTTTCCCGGTTCGCGTGAAGACACTGACAACCAATCGCCGCAGTGAAGCGAACATAATCCGGTTCAACAATAGTCTGTTTACCGCAGCATGTAACTATCTGTGCGATGTTTATTATGAACAGCAGAACGAAGAATGCTTCAGTCTGAAGGATGCATATTGCGACGTTAAGCAGGAATCTCCCAAGAAAGAAGATAAGGGCTACGTAAAAATCTCGTTCCTTGCCGGTGATGATAAAGATACTCCACCAGAGGAGAGGAAAGATTACGTGCAATACACCATGGAATCTCTTGCCGAAGAGGTGAACGACCTCATTCAGCAAGGTGTGAAACTAAATGATATTACCATCCTTGTGCGAAAGAACAAGACTATCCCTCAGATAGCAAGCTTCTTCGAGGAGAATCTCCCCTATCGCATTGTGTCCGATGAGGCTTTCCGACTGGATGCTTCGCTGGCTATATGCATGATACTTGATGCGCTACGCTATCTTTCCAATCCGGAGAATACCATCGCGAAAGCACAGCTGGCGGCTTCTTATCAGAATGAGGTTTTGAAACAAGGAGTAGATCTGAATACTTTGCTGCTTAGCGAGATAGACAATTATCTGCCTGCGGAATTCGTTTCCGGAAGAGAAGCATTGCCTTTGATGCCTCTTTACGAACTGATTGAAGAGCTGTTCCGCATTTTCGAGATGGAAAAGATAGAGAATCAGGATGCTTACCTATTCTCGTTCTACGATGCGGTAGTGGAATACCTGCAAAACAACTCGTCCGACCCCGATTCTTTCATTACTTTCTGGGAAGAACGCCTGTGCGGCAAGACTATTCCGTCAGGCGAAATTGAAGGGATAAGAATCATGTCTATCCATAAATCCAAAGGATTGGAGTTTCACACCGTGTTGCTTCCGTTCTGCGACTGGAAACTGGAGAACGAAACGAATAATCAGCTGGTGTGGTGCTCACCCACCGTACCGCCATTCAATGAACTCGATCTGGTTCCGGTGAACTATTCTTCGGCTATGGCGGAATCTATTTATAAAGATGATTATCTGAACGAACGCCTTCAGCTTTGGGTAGATAACCTGAACCTGCTTTATGTAGCCTTTACCCGCGCGGAGACGAATCTGATTGTATGGGGAAAGAAAGATCTGAAGAATACCGTGTCCGAATTGCTGGGCAGAGCATTACGATCGGTCGCAGTAGCAGAATCCATTGAGTGGGACGAGGACTCACCTTACGAATTCGGCACACTTTGTCCGTCGGAAGTCAAGGAGCAGAAAGCTACCACCAACAAGCTTACTACTCCCCCCAGCAGTGTTCCGGTACAGATTGAGTCGCACTTGCACAATATTGAGTTCCGGCAGTCGAACCGATCGGCAGACTTCATCAAAGGAGACGATACGGGCGAGGGCGATAGCAAATACATCAACCAGGGGCAACTGCTCCACACGCTGTTCTCGGCTATTGAAACAAAGGAAGATGTGCAACCAGCCATTGAGCGACTGCTCTTTGAAGGAGTAATACCCGACAGCAAAACGGAGAAAGAGATTCGCAAAACAGCAGAGAAGGCTCTCTCTCACCCCATGGTTCAGGAATGGTATTCGGGAGCTTACCGATTGTTCAACGAATGCGCCATCATCTACAAAGAAAAAGGCACGCTCGAAGTCCGCCGTCCCGACCGTGTTATGATGAATGACAGTGAAGTAGTGGTGGTAGATTTCAAATTTGGTAAGAAGAACAAGAAATATAATGAACAGGTGCAGGGATATATCTCCTTACTCGCCGAGATGGGTTATAAGAACATCATCGGATACCTATGGTATGTGTATGATGGGGAACTGGAAAAAATTGGGTAA
- a CDS encoding PD-(D/E)XK nuclease family protein yields METFLSIVAKDLYKRHGADLSRVAVIFPNKRAGLFFNEHLAEEANRPIWSPAYFSISELFQQLSAQRSKNPLKLGDSIKLVCELYKIFREETKSEETLDDFYFWGELLISDFDDADKNLVDADKLFSNLQDLKNIMDDFDFLNEDQEAAIRQFFQNFSIEKRTALKEKFISLWDVLGNIYHRYKEELANQNIAYEGMLYRSVIEQLDASQMKYDTYVFVGFNVLNKVETKFFQLLRDAGKALFYWDYDEFYTNEKNHEAGEFIRRNLKEFPSALSGVTFNKMIQPKKVRFVASSTENAQARFLPEWIHGNVTGKESESAVVLCNEALLLPVLHSIPDSVQHVNITMGFPLAQTPVHSFITALLELQTEGFRTDTGRYAYATVQAVLKHPYTRQLSSKANELEKDLTEKNRFYPLPSELKQDDFLGLLFTPQLSNMDLCRYLSDALKEVATIYNKEKESDDVFNQLYRESLFKAYTLINRLGSMIDKGDLVVQTGTFKRLLNKVLSASNIPFHGEPAIGMQVMGVLETRNLDFKNLVMMSLNEGQLPKGSGDSSFIPYNLRKAFGMTTIEHKNAVYAYYFYRLMQRAENITLMYNTASDGLNRGEWSRFMLQFLIEWPHEIAREYLEAGQSPQTAKEIIIEKTPEVMKRLQNFYDVRCNKRAQFSPSALNTYMDCQLKFYYTYVAKLKPKPEVSSEIDSAMFGTIFHRSAELIYGDFKAHGNVVNKEQIEQLLHNDVKLQGYVDRAFKEEFFQVQLDEKPEYNGVQLVNSKVIASYIRQLLRNDKEYTPFTLVDMEKKVSEDITIPTAKGEILSRIGGTIDRMDSKDGTLRIVDYKTGGFPKAAADIAALFTPAENRPNYIFQTFLYAAIMTRQQKQKVAPSLLYIHQAASADYKPYIEIGLRNNKTFVEDFTPYEEEFRELLTQLLSDIFNSEQPFNQTKFVNKCEFCDFKALCKK; encoded by the coding sequence ATGGAAACATTCTTAAGCATCGTCGCAAAAGACTTATATAAAAGGCATGGAGCAGATCTCTCCCGCGTAGCTGTTATTTTCCCTAACAAGCGCGCCGGATTATTTTTCAATGAACACCTCGCCGAAGAGGCAAACCGTCCCATTTGGTCGCCGGCTTATTTCAGTATCAGCGAACTGTTTCAGCAGTTATCGGCACAAAGAAGCAAGAACCCTTTGAAGCTTGGCGACTCCATTAAGCTTGTTTGCGAACTTTATAAAATATTCCGCGAGGAAACTAAAAGCGAGGAAACACTGGATGATTTCTATTTCTGGGGAGAACTGCTTATTAGCGACTTTGACGATGCCGATAAGAATCTGGTGGATGCTGATAAGTTATTCAGCAACCTGCAGGACTTAAAGAACATAATGGACGATTTCGATTTTCTTAATGAAGATCAGGAAGCAGCCATCCGTCAGTTTTTCCAGAACTTCTCCATCGAGAAGCGTACTGCCTTGAAAGAGAAATTTATCTCTTTGTGGGACGTGCTCGGAAATATCTACCACCGATACAAAGAAGAACTGGCTAATCAGAATATTGCCTACGAAGGAATGCTCTACCGTTCGGTAATTGAGCAGCTTGATGCGTCGCAAATGAAATATGATACTTATGTGTTTGTGGGATTCAACGTGTTGAATAAGGTAGAGACAAAGTTCTTCCAGTTACTTCGCGATGCCGGCAAAGCTCTTTTCTATTGGGATTACGATGAATTCTACACCAATGAGAAGAATCATGAAGCGGGAGAATTCATCCGTCGTAACCTAAAAGAGTTTCCTTCTGCCCTTAGCGGAGTGACTTTCAACAAGATGATTCAGCCAAAGAAGGTGCGCTTTGTAGCATCCTCTACCGAAAACGCGCAGGCGCGCTTCCTGCCGGAATGGATACACGGTAATGTTACCGGAAAAGAATCGGAAAGTGCTGTGGTTCTTTGCAACGAAGCACTACTACTCCCCGTGCTACATTCCATACCTGACAGCGTGCAGCATGTAAATATAACCATGGGATTTCCTTTGGCTCAGACTCCCGTGCACAGTTTCATCACCGCTCTGCTGGAACTACAGACCGAAGGTTTCCGAACCGACACCGGAAGATATGCCTACGCTACCGTTCAGGCCGTACTGAAACACCCATATACTCGCCAGCTATCGTCCAAAGCCAATGAGCTGGAAAAGGATCTTACTGAAAAGAATCGTTTTTATCCTCTTCCTTCCGAGTTAAAGCAGGACGATTTTCTGGGATTGCTTTTCACTCCACAACTAAGTAATATGGATTTGTGCCGTTATCTTTCCGATGCGCTCAAAGAAGTTGCTACCATATATAACAAGGAAAAAGAGAGCGATGATGTATTTAATCAGCTTTACCGTGAATCACTCTTTAAAGCATATACCCTAATCAACCGCCTTGGCAGTATGATCGACAAAGGCGACCTGGTTGTTCAGACAGGAACCTTTAAGCGTTTGCTGAACAAGGTTTTGTCTGCCTCAAACATCCCCTTCCACGGAGAACCGGCCATCGGTATGCAGGTAATGGGTGTGCTCGAAACCCGTAACCTCGACTTTAAAAATCTGGTGATGATGTCGCTTAATGAAGGACAACTGCCTAAGGGTAGCGGAGATTCGTCATTCATCCCATATAATCTGCGCAAGGCATTCGGGATGACCACCATTGAACACAAAAATGCGGTATATGCATACTATTTCTATCGACTGATGCAACGTGCCGAAAACATAACATTAATGTACAATACAGCATCAGACGGACTAAACCGCGGCGAGTGGTCGCGCTTCATGCTGCAATTCCTTATTGAATGGCCACACGAAATTGCCCGCGAATATCTGGAAGCGGGACAATCTCCGCAAACTGCCAAAGAAATTATCATCGAAAAAACACCGGAGGTAATGAAACGTTTGCAGAACTTTTATGATGTGCGATGCAACAAGAGGGCACAATTCTCTCCTTCTGCTCTAAACACTTATATGGACTGCCAGCTTAAATTCTACTATACATACGTTGCCAAACTGAAACCGAAACCAGAGGTAAGCTCGGAAATAGATTCAGCCATGTTCGGAACTATCTTCCATCGTTCGGCAGAACTTATATATGGTGATTTCAAAGCGCACGGTAATGTGGTAAACAAAGAACAGATAGAGCAATTACTCCACAACGATGTGAAGCTTCAGGGATATGTAGACAGGGCATTCAAAGAGGAATTCTTCCAGGTTCAGCTTGACGAGAAGCCGGAATACAACGGCGTGCAGTTGGTTAACTCTAAAGTTATAGCTTCATATATTCGTCAGCTGCTACGCAATGACAAAGAGTACACTCCATTTACCCTGGTAGATATGGAGAAAAAGGTGAGTGAAGATATCACAATTCCAACAGCCAAGGGAGAGATCCTTTCAAGAATAGGAGGAACCATTGACCGTATGGACAGCAAAGACGGCACTCTAAGAATTGTAGATTACAAAACCGGTGGTTTTCCGAAAGCCGCTGCAGATATTGCAGCATTATTCACTCCGGCAGAGAATCGTCCCAACTATATTTTCCAGACATTTCTCTACGCTGCCATAATGACTCGCCAGCAGAAACAGAAAGTAGCTCCTTCTCTACTCTATATTCATCAGGCAGCATCGGCAGATTACAAACCATACATAGAAATTGGTCTGCGGAACAATAAAACTTTTGTGGAAGATTTTACTCCATACGAAGAAGAGTTCAGAGAATTGCTAACCCAATTGCTATCGGATATATTCAATTCCGAACAGCCATTCAACCAGACCAAGTTCGTAAACAAATGCGAGTTTTGCGACTTTAAAGCACTGTGCAAGAAGTAA